From the Oryza glaberrima chromosome 5, OglaRS2, whole genome shotgun sequence genome, one window contains:
- the LOC127774703 gene encoding probable calcium-binding protein CML21: MLRPPPPSSVLTAGAAAARPPASVMQPQRQAAHRRRAETLRLRRVFEMFDRDGDGVITPAELSGALCRLGARGEAPPAAAALDAVVAAYIAPGMAGLRFAEFEALHAELAGLGGRQAVAAAEAEEEKEADMREAFGVFDEDGDGYISAAELQAVLSRMGLPEAACMARVRDMIAAADRDSDGRVDYEEFKAMMAAGN, from the coding sequence ATGCTgcgtcctccgccgccctcgtccgTTCTCACGGCCGGCGCCGCAGCAGctcggccgccggcgtcggtaATGCAGCCACAGCGGCAGGCGGCCCACCGGCGGAGGGCGGAgacgctgcggctgcggcgcgtGTTCGAGATGTTcgaccgcgacggcgacggcgtgatCACGCCGGCCGAGCTGTCGGGCGCGCTGTgccggctcggcgcgcgcggggaggcgccgcccgcggccgccgcgctcgacgCGGTCGTCGCGGCGTACATTGCGCCGGGGATGGCGGGGCTCCGCTTCGCCGAATTCGAGGCGCTCCACGCCGAGCTTGCCGGCCTGGGTGGTCgtcaggcggtggcggcggcggaggcggaggaggagaaggaggcggacATGAGGGAGGCGTTCGGGGTGttcgacgaggacggcgacgggtACATCTCCGCGGCGGAGCTGCAGGCCGTGCTGTCGCGGATGGGGCTCCCGGAGGCCGCGTGCATGGCGCGGGTGCGCGAcatgatcgccgccgccgaccgggaCAGCGACGGCCGTGTCGACTACGAGGAATTCAAGGCCATGATGGCCGCTGGTAATTAA